A window of the Coprobacter fastidiosus genome harbors these coding sequences:
- a CDS encoding YebC/PmpR family DNA-binding transcriptional regulator yields the protein MGRAFEYRKARKLKRWGNMARTFTKLGKEISIAVKASGPDPDANPRLRVLMQNAKAANMPKENVERAIKKATSKDEGDYKEIVYEGYGPFGIAIVVETATDNPTRTVANVRSYFNKFGGSLGTSGSLSFLFDHKSVFKIKAKEGVSLEDLELELIDYGVDELEADGEEIVLYGEFESFSNIQKYLEENGFEIESAEFERIPNDTKEVTEEQRASIEKLLEKFEDDEDVQNVFHDLKEADDEE from the coding sequence ATGGGAAGAGCGTTTGAATATCGTAAAGCCAGAAAGTTAAAGCGCTGGGGAAACATGGCGCGTACATTTACAAAATTAGGTAAAGAAATTTCGATTGCCGTGAAGGCCAGCGGCCCTGATCCCGATGCTAATCCGCGTTTGCGTGTTCTTATGCAGAATGCTAAGGCTGCCAATATGCCGAAAGAAAATGTGGAGCGTGCAATTAAAAAGGCGACATCAAAAGATGAGGGCGATTATAAAGAAATCGTTTATGAAGGATACGGACCTTTCGGTATCGCTATTGTAGTAGAGACTGCGACAGATAATCCTACCCGTACCGTTGCCAATGTACGCAGTTATTTTAATAAATTCGGCGGATCGTTAGGAACCAGCGGTAGTTTGTCTTTCCTTTTCGATCATAAGAGCGTGTTTAAGATTAAGGCTAAAGAAGGAGTGTCCCTTGAGGATCTTGAACTTGAACTTATCGACTATGGTGTAGATGAACTTGAAGCTGACGGGGAAGAGATTGTATTATACGGAGAGTTCGAATCTTTCAGTAACATTCAGAAATATCTTGAAGAAAATGGATTCGAGATAGAAAGTGCTGAGTTTGAACGTATTCCGAATGATACTAAAGAAGTGACGGAAGAGCAGCGTGCTTCAATTGAAAAACTTCTTGAAAAATTTGAGGATGATGAAGACGTTCAGAATGTTTTCCATGATCTGAAAGAAGCTGACGATGAGGAATAA